One window of the Eriocheir sinensis breed Jianghai 21 chromosome 59, ASM2467909v1, whole genome shotgun sequence genome contains the following:
- the LOC126985246 gene encoding hepatoma-derived growth factor-related protein 2-like: MDESQNIRCSSRRRIRPVEFWNFEKPEDSVSEIVTYNQSELTRCSVFQPFSRSYQVTPKRSKGTKGNQTATRKNDHTTLENVTHSTKSQRKEGDSSHATLTRETTTHSSKSQGKEKDSTNHAKRMLQTTSHSVTSQAKEDSNLARSTLHNTAHSSEPQGKKTETNDARPHNGAHTLASLPGKNNTAPTLPKSTHPSQPSRKRRLENGEAEEEVTRLTDEDPARPAKPPGKRSRLKNIEDQDKLTTHSDEHTRTIKLPSKPNNQEPIRNTQGLTLSDEQGHSSRLSKENGNVGDKEHSNGEDSARVDVEGVTHPHKKRKRKLDGNSWLSSDKPTSSQSKRGRKQKEHEEPQTKDTASIPTPSGEGLNGEVPPILAGLDLKYSNKEGDTTAGLPPSSPPRHPTGPHPTPHTTPHQARDTTTGTPNLTSARDITSNITSNITGYEQPSFQNVFSSTALDVFKKPHPPFRRRAPPLALKVSSMFLDPSMVTIPEEEEEDREQKRKEGERQRKETDKNGEREKEELLRKRKEEEGKNKEGGEWKEMERQEKGELQRNRKMQEQEEEEEEEEEEEREETENQLNKMKEEEQRKRKNKLDEQETERNKEREKKKNEEKEEEEKDVRKKKTKPLSVGNSDIGSDTDDTTARRVNSDALRRGPARETPSGAVPSDPPDQERRTNPTQDNTRLGAPQNCRRSTRVRMQPLEFWNFEKVEVTRQADGEVQIIHQKQDPDFQSIQSRVVDCSMACRSQLGLGVTLTADLLGNAPFSRALKGKNKVRKTGVGSPVKDRLGNAPKETRDEETIQGQPSEERTGIASSGSPKRKDDTGKPTAGSPDKPKRGNATQSGAAKRKDDTGKLTVGSPDKPKRGNATQSGAAKRKNKSEKSTKAPTRKGRRKISPIKSTGDGTSRHPALSPSRAKGRVNAQELLAAWSPNRSPVKSPSKRQLFSPQDDFLDTPVEEESTFRRRTKGGMMVVQIKKFKDTQFTVIERSTYRCYLAQGLRNEKESIYTGFVFLEWGQVVWNTTRKTTVYVIEGLGSLKCLNEDSDASFTLKPRNTVELNKRLKVSIKKDGRCKLLKLHIVLGPHL; the protein is encoded by the exons ATGGATGAGTCGCAAAACATCCGCTGCTCATCGCGTAGGAGGATCCGGCCGGTTGAATTCTGGAACTTTGAGAAGCCAGAGGACTCGGTCAGTGAGATCGTCACCTACAATCAGTCCGAGCTGACGCGGTGCTCAGTCTTCCAGCCTTTCtcccgcagctaccaggtcacCCCCAAGCGCTCTAAAGGGACAAAGGGAAACCAGACTGCGACACGGAAGAATGACCACACGACGCTTGAAAATGTAACTCATTCTACAAAAtcacaaaggaaggagggagattctAGCCACGCAACACTAACTCGGGAAACTACAACACATTCCTCAAAGtcacaaggaaaggagaaagattcTACTAACCATGCAAAACGTATGCTTCAAACTACATCTCATTCCGTAACCTCACAAGCAAAGGAGGACTCTAACCTTGCCAGATCCACCCTTCATAACACAGCTCACTCCTCTGAACcacaaggaaagaagacagaaactAATGACGCCAGACCTCATAATGGAGCTCACACCCTTGCATCGTTACCAGGGAAAAACAACACAGCACCCACTCTCCCAAAATCAACTCATCCCTCGCAGCCATCAAGGAAACGGAGACTTGAGAacggagaggcagaggaggaggtcaCGAGGCTCACTGATGAAGACCCAGCACGCCCCGCCAAGCCACCAGGGAAGAGATCGAGACTCAAAAACATAGAGGACCAGGATAAGCTTACAACGCACTCTGATGAACACACACGTACCATCAAATTACCGTCAAAACCTAACAATCAGGAACCCATACGGAACACCCAAGGATTGACTCTCAGTGACGAACAGGGACACAGCTCGAGGTTATCCAAAGAGAACGGAAATGTGGGAGATAAAGAACACTCAAATGGTGAGGATTCTGCGAGGGTGGATGTGGAGGGCGTAACACATccacacaagaaaagaaaacggaaactgGACGGTAACTCATGGCTTAGCAGTGACAAACCAACATCCTCGCAGAgtaaaaggggaaggaagcagaaggagcATGAGGAACCGCAGACGAAGGACACAGCAAGCATTCCAACTCCCTCTGGTGAAGGTTTAAATGGTGAAGTCCCCCCGATACTTGCAGGGTTGGATCTGAAGTACTCTAACAAGGAGGGGGACACTACAGCTGGCCTTCCTCCTTCCAGCCCTCCTA GACACCCCACGGgacctcaccccaccccacacaccaccccacaccaGGCCAGGGACACCACCACAGGCACCCCAAACCTCACCTCTGCAAGGGACATCACCAGTAACATCACCAGTAACATCACTGGCTACGAGCAACCCAGCTTCCAAAATGTGTTCTCCAGCACTGCTCTCGATGTTTTCAAGAAGCCACATCCGCCCTTCCGCCGACGTGCCCCTCCGCTGGCATTAAAAGTTAGCAGCATGTTCTTGGACCCCAGCATGGTGACAataccagaggaggaggaagaggaccgggagcagaagaggaaggagggggagaggcagaggaaggaaacggACAAGAATGGAGAACGGGAGAAAGAGGAAttgttgaggaagagaaaggaggaagaggggaagaataaggagggtggggaatggaaggagatggagaggcaggagaaaggagaactgcagaggaataggaagatgcaggaacaggaagaagaggaagaggaggaggaggaggaggagagagaggaaacggagaACCAGCTaaataagatgaaggaagaagaacagaggaagaggaagaacaaactggacgaacaagaaacagaaagaaacaaagaacgggagaagaagaaaaacgaggagaaggaggaggaggagaaggatgtacgCAAGAAAAAAACCAAGCCATTGAGTGTTGGCAACAGTGACATAGGGAGTGACACGGACGACACCACAGCCAGGAGAGTGAACAGTGATGCCTTACGTAGAGGACCTGCACGAGAGACGCCTTCCGGAGCAGTGCCGTCCGACCCTCCAGACCAAGAGAGGAGAACTAACCCAACGCAAGACAACACGAGATTGGGAG CTCCACAAAACTGCCGCCGCTCCACACGCGTCCGGATGCAACCGCTGGAATTCTGGAACTTCGAGAAGGTGGAGGTGACAAGGCAGGCGGATGGCGAGGTGCAGATCATCCACCAGAAGCAAGATCCGGACTTTCAGAGCATCCAGAGCAGGGTGGTGGATTGCAGTATGGCTTGTCGGAGTCAGCTGGGCCTTGGGGTGACCTTAACGGCTGACCTCCTGGGAAATGCACCTTTCTCTAGGGCGCTGAAGGGGAAGAATAAGGTCAGGAAAACAGGTGTGGGGTCGCCAGTGAAAGACCGTCTCGGAAACGCACCGAAAGAGACCAGGGATGAGGAAACGATTCAGGGTCAACCGAGTGAAGAGAGAACGGGAATCGCGTCTTCCGGGTCACCGAAACGGAAGGACGATACCGGGAAACCAACTGCGGGGTCTCCTGATAAACCCAAACGGGGGAACGCAACGCAGTCTGGGGCGGCGAAACGGAAGGACGACACCGGGAAACTAACTGTGGGGTCTCCTGATAAACCCAAACGGGGGAACGCAACGCAGTCTGGGGCGGCGAAACGGAAAAACAAGTCCGAGAAATCAACTAAAGCCCCGACTCGTAAAGGAAGACGCAAGATTTCCCCGATAAAGTCCACGGGAGATGGGACCAGTAGGCACCCCGCACTGAGCCCGTCCAGAGCCAAGGGACGGGTCAACGCACAGGAGCTCCTCGCCGCCTGGTCGCCAAATCGCTCCCCCGTCAAGTCCCCATCGAAGAGGCAGCTTTTCTCCCCACAAGATGATTTCCTCGACACGCCAGTGGAGGAGGAAAGCACGTtcaggaggaggacaaaaggag gcatgatggtggtgcaaaTCAAGAAGTTCAAGGACACTCAGTTCACGGTCATCGAGAGGTCAACCTACCGATGCTACCTCGCCCAGGGCCTGCGGAATGAGAAGGAGTCCATCTACACCGGGTTCGTCTTCCTGGAGTGGGGTCAGGTCGTTTGGAACACCACGCGCAAGACG ACCGTGTATGTTATCGAAGGTTTGGGAAGCCTGAAGTGCCTCAACGAAGACTCTGACGCATCCTTCACCCTCAAGCCAAGGAACACAGTGGAGCTAAATAAAC GGCTGAAGGTGTCGATCAAGAAGGACGGCAGGTGCAAGTTGCTGAAGCTCCACATTGTCCTCGGGCCACACCTATAG
- the LOC126985248 gene encoding uncharacterized protein LOC126985248: MSVDSNNILNEIDSLLTKLETLPDNVRVEALRKLSQKVSVTQPEEQRSSRGRGRGRGRGKGRGRGRGRGRGPTTTTTTSTPVDFPLRDDLLQVLHTTDAHEDSHEGGKKEKEEEEEEKGKGRGGLRGRKQGRGAPLEKVMTFGRRSTKRVDYRQLAEFGYDGGEAEEDRGGGDAAPLHIPGTTDTTPPPAPPSCNATSSFPVKRRRGRPRKLPLPPPSPPAEEAKSGLVSDVAGAGLTPPLAAYTCPEPSTPVGNVIDAPENTTASDAGDALDLLESCLKESGIKAVDDFIHKRKSDPNPDLKTMMEEEEEDEEEEEEEEEEVDVVAAEAMIKLEEEDAYDGFPVKETEEVYVCDSVEAVNSIPKKNAVKSQYKCDECGKMYSTLSILKSHKIRHRDKKDLPFHCDKCEFTAASKIEMFRHAYKHSDVQLYICEICGNTFSRDTTLREHIEYVHLAPRKLKCGQCGFVTNRRQTMRKHLLSHKEVRPVVACPICGVTFKCKRNLKTHLFSHVGAKPFECDECGKKFILKNRLVVHKQQVHGPRTHKCPECAKSFPTYHHLQRHLRVHTGEKPYKCCFCAFTCNTQGNLIKHIRQIHEKVSFTYKDCLRVSQNASGAAAVGDSELRRLSEEGREVAVRLLPALEEFTGQPLSLDQLAEQVRKEKEAKEQSVQEQLSRKKKRAQRKPINVPLKHIPQGALYAGGAEGKVTLYAVPGGAGGGGGSMETLMDDQVYVEDPLGSLGESQYLLTQPDDGGCVMIIPWDVSLLGEEEAAWGERREGGSEGGDIMAIKIPKEDSGSIGGLEPGLELRPKDVSLKDEASGEVLGVPGVVGGLTRGLGGKRKPQSIPQGKTYQKPFPESIQVIASNEPVDDPAQDASSFVLPEGYILDPTGQVIQLPEEVLDANLLLRQAVRGQEAPEVTINKITSNVYSLMSQGRDGDGGETYVITTQEGEDEDDEEERSSEEQERVGRLETTPGKVDLLPAEEEEDRQSALVLIVNADDLDS; the protein is encoded by the exons ATGAGCGTGGACTCCAACAATATTCTGAACGag ATCGACAGCCTCCTCACCAAGCTCGAGACTCTCCCGGACAATGTGCGCGTGGAGGCCCTCAGGAAGCTGTCGCAGAAG GTGTCCGTCACTCAGCCAGAGGAGCAGAGAAGCAgccgagggaggggaagggggaggggaagaggaaagggaagaggaagaggaaggggtaggggtagaggacccaccaccaccaccaccacctccacccccgtAGATTTCCCCCTACGTGATGACCTTCTACAA GTCCTACACACCACAGATGCCCATGAAGACTCTCATGAaggtggaaaaaaggagaaggaagaggaggaggaggagaagggtaaagggagggggggtttgaggggaaggaagcaagggagaggcgCCCCCCTCGAGAAGGTCATGACATTTG GCCGGCGGAGCACCAAGAGAGTGGACTACAGGCAGCTGGCGGAGTTCGGGTACGACGGCggagaggcggaagaggacaGGGGTGGAGGGGACGCAG CTCCTCTGCACATCCCCGGCACCACAGACACCACACCTCCTCCCGCACCCCCCTCCTGCAACGCCACATCCTCCTTTCCTGTCAAGAGGCGCAGAGGTCGGCCCCGCAAGCTCCCGCTACCCCCTCCGTCACCTCCTGCGGAAGAGGCGAAGTCGGGTCTTGTTTCCGATGTCGCTGGTGCAGGTTTGACCCCACCCCTGGCTGCCTACACCTGCCCTGAGCCCTCCACACCTGTTGGGAATGTTATTGATGCACCTGAGAATACCACGGCCTctgatgcag GAGATGCGCTGGACCTCCTGGAGAGCTGCCTGAAGGAGAGTGGCATCAAGGCGGTGGATGACTTCATACACAAAAGGAAGAGCGACCCCAACCCAGACCTCAAGaccatgatggaggaggaggaggaagacgaggaggaggaggaggaggaagaggaggaggtggacgtggTTGCGGCAGAGGCGATGatcaaactggaggaggaggatgcgtacGATGGGTTCCCggtgaaggagacggaggaggtgtACGTGTGTGACAGTGTGGAGGCTGTCAACAGTATTCCCAAGAAG AATGCCGTCAAGTCCCAGTATAAGTGTGACGAGTGTGGCAAGATGTACTCCACTCTCTCCATCCTGA AGTCGCACAAAATCCGCCACAGGGACAAGAAGGACCTCCCATTCCACTGCGACAAATGCGAGTTCACGGCCGCCTCCAAGATCGAGATGTTCCGCCACGCCTACAAGCACTCGGACGTCCAGCTCTACATTTGTGAGATCTGTGGCAACACCTTCTCGCGTGACACCACCCTCCGAGAGCACATCGAATATGTCCACTTGGCCCCTCGGAAACTCAAGTGTGgccag tgCGGCTTCGTGACCAACAGACGTCAGACAATGCGCAAACATCTGCTGAGCCACAAGGAGGTTCGCCCCGTCGTCGCCTGCCCCATCTGCGGCGTAACCTTCAAGTGTAAACGCAACCTCAAAACGCACCTCTTCTCGCATGTTG GAGCCAAGCCGTTCGAGTGTGACGAGTGCGGCAAGAAGTTCATCCTGAAGAACCGTCTGGTGGTCCACAAACAGCAAGTCCACGGACCACGAACACACAAATGCCCTGAGTGTGCCAag AGCTTCCCAACGTACCACCACCTCCAGAGGCACCTCAGGGTTCACACCGGGGAGAAGCCTTACAAGTGTTGCTTCTGCGCCTTCACCTGCAACACCCAGGGCAACCTCATCAAGCACATTAGGCAGATTCACGAGAAAGTCAGCTTCACCTACAAAGA CTGTCTCCGGGTGAGCCAGAACGCATCCGGGGCCGCCGCGGTGGGTGACAGTGAGCTCCGGCGGCTGAGCGAGGAGGGGCGGGAGGTGGCGGTGAGGCTGCTGCCCGCCCTGGAGGAGTTCACGGGTCAGCCGCTCTCCCTCGATCAGCTGGCGGAGCAggtcaggaaggagaaggaggccaag GAACAGTCCGTGCAGGAACAACTGAGCCGGAAGAAGAAGCGCGCCCAGCGGAAACCCATTAACGTGCCCCTGAAACACATACCCCAGGGTGCCTTATACGCCGGGGGGGCCGAGGGGAAGGTCACCCTCTACGCCGTGCCTGGGGGGGCCGGGGGTGGCGGGGGTAGCATGGAGACCCTAATGGATGACCAGGTGTACGTTGAGGACCCCCTGGGGAGCCTGGGGGAGAGCCAGTACCTTCTAACGCAGCCTGACGATGGGGGATGCGTCATGATCATACCCTGGGATGTGTCGctgctgggggaggaggaggctgcctgGGGGGAGAGACGGGAAGGTGGTAGCGAAGGGGGTGACATCATGGCTATTAAGATCCCAAAGGAGGATTCAGGTTCTATCGGAGGCTTGGAACCTGGGCTTGAGCTTAGACCCAAGGATGTCAGTCTTAAGGACGAGGCATCAGGGGAGGTCCTAGGGGTACCGGGGGTGGTTGGAGGGCTTACCAGGGGGCTAGGAGGCAAGAGAAAGCCACAGAGTATACCACAAGGGAAGACATACCAGAAGCCCTTCCCGGAGTCCATTCAGGTGATCGCGTCCAATGAGCCTGTTGACGACCCTGCCCAGGATGCCTCAAGCTTCGTCCTGCCTGAAGGGTACATCCTCGACCCCACCGGACAGGTCATACAACTCCCGGAGGAGGTCCTGGACGCTAACCTACTCCTGCGACAGGCTGTGAGGGGGCAGGAGGCACCGGAAGTGACAATTAACAAGATCACAAGCAACGTCTACTCCTTGATGAGccagggaagggacggggatggCGGGGAGACGTATGTGATCACGAcgcaggaaggggaggatgaggacgacgaggaggagaggtcatcagaggaacaggagagggtggggaggcttgaaactacccctgggaaaGTTGACCTCCTAccagctgaagaggaggaggatagacagTCAGCCCTGGTGCTTATAGTAAATGCAGACGACCTTGACAGCTGA